The Rhodanobacteraceae bacterium genome window below encodes:
- a CDS encoding 2-oxoacid:acceptor oxidoreductase subunit alpha: protein MNDTAILVAPPAQLRTPRPATPVSEAIIEVISDSGEGAQRCGQSLGAIAARMGNGIWTTEIIPAEIQPPARSVAGASGIRIRIGSGHISNGGDQTELVVAFNEQVLLGRVNAGELKPGAKILLENMWAEHRDPAVVASYRATVEALRKDGYQVHEIPLEERCREWVNDPRKGKNMFVLGILCNVYGLDAALAREQIRRIFGKKDAKVIADNIALFKAGMSWAEEHLDFKYCIPAQRASEPQIVVNGNTAIALGVMASGMDICAMYPITPATSASHYLSEAFEKIGGVVHQAEDEIAACAFAVGASYAGKCAVTITSGPGYSLKQEVLGLAVMAEIPLVVVNVQRGGPSTGQPTKVEQGDALAAIFGSHGDAPKVVMAPCSIEDCFYSVITARKIAETFGMVVVILSDASLSTAQQPFPRPQFSEDWLAPPVDLTPVPPGAKAYDWDRTTGLSRRLQPGRAGGMHTVTGLAHDRASKVAYDPAINEEGLRARSLKLAALQKTLKAPPVVGGDEGELLLIGWGSTMGAIEEAVTRLRGEGLAVSSMHLRFLQPMPSGIREILARFPQAMTIEGNWSDKIEDELIDEDNRRYSALAMMLRSRFLKDIDCWSQARGQPIKPGDIVKAARAQLQRKGRSS, encoded by the coding sequence ATGAACGACACTGCAATTCTGGTTGCACCCCCGGCCCAGCTGCGTACGCCGCGGCCGGCGACGCCGGTTTCCGAGGCCATCATCGAGGTCATCAGTGATTCGGGTGAGGGCGCGCAGCGCTGCGGCCAGTCGCTGGGCGCCATTGCCGCTCGCATGGGCAACGGCATCTGGACCACCGAGATCATTCCTGCCGAGATTCAGCCGCCGGCGCGCAGCGTGGCTGGCGCCAGCGGCATCCGCATCCGCATCGGATCCGGGCACATCAGCAATGGCGGCGACCAGACCGAGCTGGTGGTGGCGTTCAATGAGCAGGTGCTGCTGGGTCGGGTCAATGCCGGTGAGCTCAAGCCCGGCGCGAAGATTCTGCTGGAGAACATGTGGGCGGAGCATCGCGATCCGGCCGTCGTGGCCTCCTACAGGGCCACGGTCGAGGCGCTGCGCAAGGACGGCTATCAGGTCCACGAGATTCCGCTGGAAGAACGCTGTCGCGAATGGGTCAATGATCCGCGCAAGGGCAAGAACATGTTCGTGCTCGGCATCCTCTGCAATGTCTACGGACTGGATGCGGCTCTGGCGCGCGAACAGATCCGGCGGATCTTCGGCAAGAAGGACGCCAAGGTGATTGCCGACAACATCGCCTTGTTCAAGGCCGGCATGAGCTGGGCCGAGGAGCATCTGGACTTCAAGTACTGCATACCAGCGCAGCGTGCCAGCGAGCCGCAGATCGTGGTCAACGGCAATACCGCGATCGCGCTCGGGGTGATGGCCTCGGGCATGGACATCTGCGCGATGTATCCGATCACGCCGGCCACTTCGGCGTCTCACTATCTCAGCGAAGCCTTCGAAAAGATCGGCGGCGTCGTCCATCAGGCCGAGGACGAAATCGCCGCCTGCGCCTTTGCGGTCGGTGCCTCCTATGCCGGCAAGTGCGCGGTCACCATCACGTCGGGCCCCGGCTACTCGCTGAAGCAGGAAGTGCTGGGTCTGGCCGTGATGGCCGAGATTCCGCTGGTGGTGGTCAATGTGCAGCGTGGCGGTCCAAGCACCGGACAGCCCACCAAGGTAGAGCAGGGCGACGCGCTGGCCGCCATTTTCGGCAGTCATGGCGATGCCCCCAAGGTGGTGATGGCGCCTTGCAGCATCGAGGACTGTTTCTACTCGGTGATCACCGCCCGCAAGATCGCCGAGACCTTCGGCATGGTCGTGGTGATTCTCTCCGACGCCAGCCTGTCGACCGCCCAGCAGCCCTTCCCGCGCCCGCAGTTCAGCGAGGACTGGCTGGCGCCACCGGTGGACCTGACACCGGTGCCACCCGGTGCCAAGGCCTATGACTGGGATCGCACGACCGGTCTTTCGCGTCGGCTGCAGCCGGGCAGGGCCGGCGGTATGCACACCGTCACCGGCCTCGCCCACGATCGCGCCAGCAAGGTCGCCTACGACCCGGCCATCAACGAGGAAGGCCTGCGCGCCCGCAGCCTCAAGCTGGCGGCCTTGCAGAAGACCCTGAAGGCACCGCCGGTCGTCGGTGGCGACGAGGGCGAACTGTTGCTGATCGGCTGGGGCAGCACCATGGGCGCCATCGAGGAGGCCGTGACCCGGCTTCGTGGCGAGGGTCTGGCGGTGTCATCCATGCACCTGCGCTTCCTGCAGCCCATGCCCTCGGGCATCCGCGAGATCCTGGCGCGTTTTCCGCAGGCGATGACCATCGAGGGCAACTGGTCCGACAAGATCGAGGATGAGTTGATCGATGAGGACAACCGGCGCTACTCGGCGCTGGCGATGATGCTGCGCTCGCGCTTCCTCAAGGACATCGACTGCTGGAGTCAGGCTCGCGGCCAACCGATCAAACCGGGAGACATCGTCAAGGCCGCACGGGCGCAACTGCAACGCAAGGGACGAAGCTCATGA
- the gltA gene encoding NADPH-dependent glutamate synthase yields the protein MARKKTIRSIPQARTPMPEQAPQERVRNFEEVACGYRLEDALNEAERCLNCADQPCVRGCPVGIDIPGFILKIAAKNFHGAYDTITDTNLLPSVCGRVCPQENQCEGVCTVGESLEPVAIGRLERFVGDMAIAEGWANVPYIEPNRFRVAIVGSGPAGMACAADMAKAGCEVVVYEAFHEPGGVLKYGIPDFRLPNSVVDVEIEKLTRLGIRFECNTLVGRLFTIEQLIGEMGFHAVFVGTGAGYPSFMGIPGESLGGVLSANEWLTRCNLMHGRDFPRYDTPLQPGKHVTVIGAGNTAMDAMRVALRVGAEKVTCIYRRSAAEAPARAEEIHHAQQEGIEFQWLTAPLELIGDERKAVRAMRCERMQLGEPDASGRRRPEPVPGSAFEIETDMVIYAIGTNANPILGQTSKLALNSRGYIATDEHLATSIAGVYAGGDIVTGAATVIQAMGAGRKAARGMKAWLGLRDSDLVYRDVDADLMDRVFGIDRRQRNYARLRMAAR from the coding sequence ATGGCCAGGAAGAAAACCATCCGCAGCATTCCCCAGGCCAGGACGCCGATGCCGGAGCAAGCACCGCAAGAGCGGGTGCGAAATTTCGAGGAAGTGGCCTGCGGATACCGTCTGGAAGATGCCCTGAACGAGGCCGAGCGCTGCCTGAATTGTGCCGATCAGCCCTGTGTACGGGGTTGCCCGGTGGGCATCGACATCCCCGGCTTCATTCTGAAGATCGCCGCGAAGAACTTTCACGGCGCCTACGACACCATCACCGATACCAATCTGCTGCCCTCGGTCTGCGGACGCGTTTGCCCGCAGGAGAACCAGTGCGAGGGCGTGTGCACGGTGGGCGAATCGCTGGAACCGGTGGCGATCGGGCGACTGGAGCGTTTTGTCGGCGACATGGCCATCGCCGAAGGCTGGGCCAACGTGCCTTACATCGAGCCCAACCGTTTTCGGGTCGCCATCGTCGGCTCCGGGCCGGCGGGCATGGCCTGCGCGGCGGACATGGCCAAGGCCGGATGCGAGGTGGTGGTCTACGAGGCCTTCCACGAGCCGGGTGGCGTGCTCAAGTACGGCATACCGGATTTCCGGCTGCCCAACAGCGTGGTCGATGTCGAAATTGAAAAGCTTACGCGGCTCGGAATCCGCTTCGAATGCAACACGCTGGTCGGGCGTCTGTTCACCATCGAGCAACTGATCGGCGAGATGGGCTTTCACGCCGTATTCGTGGGCACCGGCGCCGGTTATCCCAGCTTCATGGGCATTCCTGGCGAGTCGCTGGGCGGCGTGCTCTCGGCCAATGAATGGCTGACCCGCTGCAATCTGATGCACGGACGCGACTTTCCCCGCTACGACACGCCATTGCAGCCGGGCAAGCATGTGACCGTGATCGGAGCCGGCAACACCGCCATGGATGCCATGCGGGTAGCGCTGCGTGTGGGTGCCGAGAAGGTGACGTGCATCTACCGACGCAGCGCCGCCGAGGCGCCGGCCAGGGCCGAGGAAATCCACCACGCGCAGCAGGAAGGCATCGAGTTCCAGTGGCTGACGGCGCCGCTGGAACTGATCGGCGACGAGCGCAAGGCCGTTCGGGCGATGCGCTGTGAGCGCATGCAACTGGGTGAGCCAGACGCTTCGGGCCGACGTCGCCCCGAACCGGTTCCTGGCAGCGCCTTCGAGATCGAGACCGATATGGTGATCTACGCGATCGGCACCAATGCCAATCCGATATTGGGACAGACCTCGAAGCTGGCGCTGAACTCCCGTGGCTACATTGCTACCGACGAGCACCTGGCCACGTCGATCGCCGGCGTCTATGCCGGCGGCGACATCGTCACCGGCGCGGCCACGGTGATCCAGGCCATGGGCGCCGGGCGCAAGGCCGCGCGCGGCATGAAAGCCTGGCTGGGCCTGCGCGACAGCGATCTGGTCTATCGGGACGTGGACGCCGACCTGATGGATCGGGTGTTCGGCATCGACCGTCGCCAGCGCAACTATGCTCGCCTGCGGATGGCAGCGCGCTAG
- a CDS encoding sulfide/dihydroorotate dehydrogenase-like FAD/NAD-binding protein, whose product MSDFAIVAREDFSEVTFLLEVLHPLMARAARPGQFVIVMEHAQGERIPLTIADFDATRGTITLVIQAVGKTTRSMQEHCQVGSSLHAMVGPMGIPSHIGSARKVVCVGGGLGVAPVYPQARAYKQSGAYVIGVLGFRNRELMFWEDKFRACCDELIICTDDGSAGIKGLVTVGIEQAIKAHPDIEEVVAIGPPIMMKGCAEATRAHGIRTMVSLNPVMVDGTGMCGGCRVKIGDSIKFACVDGPDFDGHQVDFDDLMARLGRYKATEQSALQTYTDSCRVRNAAPPVLGH is encoded by the coding sequence ATGTCCGACTTTGCAATTGTTGCCCGAGAAGATTTCTCTGAAGTCACGTTTCTGCTGGAGGTGCTGCATCCGCTGATGGCGCGGGCGGCGCGGCCGGGGCAGTTCGTGATCGTGATGGAGCATGCCCAAGGCGAGCGCATACCGCTGACCATTGCCGACTTCGACGCCACGCGCGGCACCATCACGCTGGTGATCCAGGCGGTGGGCAAGACCACTCGCTCGATGCAGGAGCATTGCCAGGTGGGCTCTTCACTGCATGCCATGGTCGGTCCCATGGGTATCCCAAGCCATATCGGCAGCGCCCGAAAGGTGGTCTGCGTGGGCGGTGGTCTGGGCGTTGCGCCAGTGTATCCGCAAGCCCGAGCCTACAAGCAGAGCGGTGCCTACGTCATCGGCGTGCTCGGCTTTCGCAACCGTGAGCTGATGTTCTGGGAGGACAAGTTCCGCGCCTGCTGCGATGAACTGATCATCTGCACCGATGACGGCTCGGCCGGCATCAAGGGTCTGGTGACGGTCGGTATCGAGCAGGCCATCAAGGCTCATCCGGATATCGAGGAAGTCGTGGCCATCGGGCCGCCGATCATGATGAAGGGCTGCGCGGAAGCAACACGGGCGCACGGGATCAGGACCATGGTCAGCCTGAATCCGGTCATGGTCGATGGCACCGGCATGTGCGGCGGCTGCCGGGTCAAGATCGGCGACAGCATCAAGTTTGCCTGTGTCGATGGCCCGGATTTCGATGGCCACCAGGTCGACTTCGACGATCTGATGGCGCGGTTGGGCCGCTACAAGGCCACCGAACAGAGCGCTTTGCAGACCTACACCGACAGCTGTCGGGTCCGCAACGCGGCGCCACCCGTCCTCGGTCATTGA
- a CDS encoding methyltransferase domain-containing protein, whose protein sequence is MSRLLSFLEEGTPMSEVRSGVRHLLANPWPYDLFQHLIGAYRWRRRVVEELLVPALAADSTIVDIGCGTGEVLEYLPQEIGYIGFDRNPDYIAQAIRRFRERKAVFRCEELTPDYCPRDELADHALAFGLLHHLDNESATALFRSARRVLKPGGSLITLDPVYTSRQSRSARYVVSKDRGTEVRTESAYLALARASFARVEVFIDLSPLRIPYTGIVMRCS, encoded by the coding sequence ATGAGCCGGTTGCTGTCTTTCTTGGAAGAAGGGACGCCAATGTCAGAGGTTCGCTCCGGAGTACGCCACCTGCTCGCAAATCCATGGCCGTATGATTTGTTTCAACACCTTATAGGCGCCTATCGCTGGCGACGCCGGGTGGTCGAGGAATTGCTGGTTCCGGCCTTGGCAGCAGATTCGACGATCGTGGACATCGGCTGCGGCACTGGTGAAGTTCTTGAGTACTTGCCGCAGGAGATTGGCTATATCGGGTTTGATAGGAATCCGGACTATATTGCCCAGGCCATCAGGCGTTTTCGCGAACGGAAAGCGGTCTTTAGGTGCGAAGAGCTCACTCCGGACTACTGTCCGCGAGACGAGCTTGCGGATCACGCCCTGGCTTTCGGTTTGCTGCACCACCTTGACAATGAGTCGGCAACAGCGCTGTTCCGCTCGGCACGAAGGGTCCTGAAACCGGGCGGCTCATTGATTACTCTGGACCCGGTGTACACCAGCAGGCAGTCGCGCAGTGCGCGCTATGTCGTTTCCAAAGATCGTGGCACGGAAGTGCGGACGGAGTCGGCATATCTCGCACTGGCGCGGGCTTCATTTGCTCGTGTAGAGGTATTCATCGATCTGTCGCCCTTGCGTATCCCCTATACCGGCATCGTCATGAGATGTTCCTGA
- a CDS encoding transposase domain-containing protein has protein sequence MKIRSQCFQTLEKVGWHEHAVAIGRKNYLFVGNERSDEVTATLLSLIETAKANGLGPLTYLTRSMLQLPMIDPESSDASRATRHCSRFDSMPERSRAAQEWGAAIA, from the coding sequence ATGAAAATCAGATCTCAATGTTTTCAAACACTTGAAAAGGTGGGGTGGCATGAACATGCCGTCGCGATCGGAAGAAAGAATTACCTGTTCGTCGGCAATGAGCGAAGCGATGAGGTCACCGCCACGCTACTGAGTCTGATCGAAACCGCCAAGGCCAACGGACTGGGGCCGCTGACCTACCTCACCCGCTCAATGCTACAGTTGCCCATGATCGATCCAGAAAGCAGCGATGCCAGTCGCGCTACGAGGCACTGCTCCCGATTTGACTCAATGCCGGAAAGGTCGCGCGCTGCGCAAGAATGGGGTGCGGCGATTGCTTAA